The following are encoded together in the Pseudomonas maumuensis genome:
- the hutI gene encoding imidazolonepropionase, whose protein sequence is MRTLWQHCHAATMAEGRYSIIEDAAIVTSAGLIEWIGPRDEVPPVAADRIVDLGGAWVTPGLIDCHTHAVFGGNRSGEFEQRLQGVSYAEIAAQGGGIASTVRATRAASEDELLASTRQRVQALMRDGVTTIEIKSGYGLDLESERKMLRVARRLGEELPVTVRSTCLAAHALPPEYAGRADDYIAHICDVMLPALAAEGLVDAVDAFCEHLAFSPAQVERVFVKARELGLPVKLHAEQLSSLHGSSLAARYQALSADHLEFMTEEDAIAMAEAGTVAVLLPGAFYFLRETQLPPMDALRRHGVKIALASDLNPGTSPGLSLRLMLNMGCTCFRMTPEEALAGVTVHAATALGLGDSHGSLEEGKVADFIAWQIERPADLSYWLGGDLPKRVVRLGHEISN, encoded by the coding sequence ATGAGAACCCTCTGGCAGCACTGCCATGCGGCAACCATGGCCGAGGGCCGCTACTCGATCATCGAGGACGCGGCGATCGTCACCAGCGCCGGCCTGATCGAATGGATCGGCCCGCGTGACGAGGTGCCGCCAGTGGCGGCCGACCGCATCGTCGACCTCGGCGGTGCCTGGGTTACCCCGGGGTTGATTGATTGCCACACCCACGCGGTGTTCGGCGGCAACCGCAGCGGCGAGTTCGAGCAGCGCCTGCAAGGCGTCAGCTATGCCGAGATCGCGGCCCAGGGCGGCGGCATCGCCAGCACCGTGCGGGCTACCCGTGCCGCCAGCGAGGACGAACTGTTGGCCAGTACACGTCAGCGCGTCCAGGCGCTGATGCGCGACGGTGTGACCACGATCGAGATCAAGTCCGGCTACGGCCTGGACCTCGAGAGCGAGCGCAAGATGTTGCGTGTCGCCCGGCGCCTGGGCGAGGAGCTCCCCGTGACCGTGCGCAGCACCTGCCTGGCGGCCCATGCCCTGCCGCCCGAATATGCGGGGCGGGCCGACGACTACATCGCCCATATCTGCGACGTCATGCTCCCGGCATTGGCTGCTGAGGGTCTGGTGGACGCGGTGGACGCCTTCTGTGAGCACCTGGCGTTCTCCCCAGCCCAGGTCGAGCGGGTATTCGTCAAGGCTCGTGAGTTGGGACTGCCGGTGAAACTGCACGCCGAGCAACTGTCATCGTTGCACGGTTCGAGCCTGGCGGCGCGTTACCAGGCTCTGTCGGCCGATCACCTGGAGTTCATGACCGAAGAAGACGCCATTGCCATGGCCGAGGCCGGCACAGTGGCGGTGCTGCTGCCGGGGGCGTTCTACTTCCTGCGCGAAACCCAGCTGCCGCCGATGGATGCCCTGCGCCGGCACGGTGTGAAGATCGCCCTGGCCAGCGACCTCAACCCCGGTACCTCGCCGGGGCTGTCGCTGCGTCTGATGTTGAACATGGGCTGCACCTGTTTCCGCATGACCCCGGAGGAGGCTTTGGCCGGTGTCACCGTGCATGCCGCCACGGCGCTGGGCCTGGGCGATAGCCATGGCTCGCTGGAAGAGGGCAAGGTCGCAGACTTCATCGCCTGGCAGATCGAGCGCCCCGCCGACCTCAGCTACTGGCTCGGCGGTGATCTGCCCAAGCGCGTGGTGCGCCTGGGCCATGAGATATCCAATTGA
- the hutG gene encoding N-formylglutamate deformylase, translating to MDKVLSFHQGRLPLLISMPHAGLALTPAVEQGLVEQARSLPDTDWHIPRLYDFALELGASVVAAEYSRFVIDLNRPDDDKPLYAGATTGLYPATLFEGESLFKDGQVPSADERATYLERIWRPYHDTIRHELARLRATFGYALLWDAHSIRSLIPHLFDGKLPDFNLGTFNGASCDPALAERLQGVCAEFPQYSHVLNGRFKGGHITRHYGNPENHIHAVQLELAQCTYMDETEPFAYREDLAPLTREVLERLLAAALAWGKARYGA from the coding sequence ATGGACAAGGTATTGAGTTTCCATCAGGGGCGTCTGCCGCTGCTGATCAGCATGCCCCATGCTGGCCTCGCGTTGACCCCGGCCGTGGAGCAGGGGCTGGTCGAGCAAGCCCGCAGCTTGCCTGACACCGACTGGCACATCCCGCGTTTGTACGATTTCGCCCTTGAATTGGGCGCCAGCGTGGTGGCGGCGGAGTATTCGCGCTTCGTCATCGACCTGAACCGTCCCGATGATGACAAGCCGCTGTACGCCGGCGCTACCACGGGTCTGTACCCGGCGACATTGTTCGAGGGTGAGTCGTTGTTCAAGGATGGCCAAGTGCCGAGCGCCGACGAGCGGGCGACGTACCTGGAGAGGATCTGGCGCCCGTACCACGATACGATTCGTCATGAGCTAGCGCGCCTGCGCGCAACGTTCGGTTATGCGCTGTTGTGGGACGCCCACTCGATCCGCTCGCTGATTCCGCACTTGTTCGACGGCAAGCTGCCGGATTTCAACCTCGGCACCTTCAACGGCGCCAGTTGCGACCCCGCGCTGGCTGAGCGACTGCAAGGCGTGTGCGCCGAATTCCCGCAGTACAGCCACGTGCTCAATGGCCGCTTCAAGGGTGGGCATATCACCCGGCACTACGGTAACCCGGAAAACCACATACACGCTGTGCAGCTGGAACTCGCTCAATGCACCTACATGGATGAAACGGAGCCGTTTGCCTACCGCGAGGATCTGGCGCCACTCACGCGCGAGGTGCTGGAACGGCTGCTGGCGGCTGCGTTGGCATGGGGAAAGGCGCGATACGGCGCTTGA
- a CDS encoding amino acid permease, translated as MQQAQGLKRGLSARHIRFMALGSAIGTGLFYGSASAIQMAGPAVLLAYLIGGAAVFMVMRALGEMAVHNPVSGSFGHYASTYLGPMAGFILGWTYAFEMVIVAIADVTAFGIYMGFWFPEVARWIWVLGIVFLIGGLNLCNVRVFGEMEFWLSLLKVGAIVAMILAGLGIMAFGFSQVGSGHAVGVSNLFEHGGFMPNGVSGLIASFAVVMFAFGGIEIIGVTAGEAKDPQRVIPKAINAVPLRILLFYVLTLFVLMCLYPWPQIGSQGSPFVQIFSNLGIGSAAAVLNIVVISAAISAINSDIFGAGRMMYGLSQHGQAPRGFGKLSRHGVPWMTVVVMGAALLVGVLLNYLIPENVFLLIASIATFATVWVWLMILVTQVAMRRSMSREQVAQLKFPVPFWPYGPAMAIAFMLFIFGVLGYFPDTQAALIVGVIWVVFLVASYLLWCKPRAGDGEPVREPAELHR; from the coding sequence ATGCAACAAGCTCAAGGTCTCAAGCGCGGGCTATCGGCCCGGCACATCCGTTTCATGGCGCTCGGTTCGGCAATCGGTACCGGGCTTTTCTACGGTTCGGCCTCGGCCATCCAGATGGCCGGCCCGGCCGTGCTGCTGGCCTACCTGATCGGCGGCGCCGCGGTGTTCATGGTCATGCGCGCCCTCGGCGAAATGGCCGTGCATAATCCGGTGTCCGGCTCCTTCGGCCACTACGCCAGCACCTACCTCGGCCCCATGGCCGGCTTCATCCTCGGCTGGACCTACGCCTTCGAGATGGTCATCGTCGCCATCGCCGACGTCACGGCCTTCGGGATCTACATGGGCTTCTGGTTCCCCGAGGTTGCGCGCTGGATCTGGGTACTCGGAATCGTGTTCCTGATCGGCGGCCTGAACCTGTGTAACGTGCGGGTGTTCGGCGAGATGGAGTTCTGGCTGTCGCTGCTCAAGGTCGGCGCCATCGTCGCGATGATCCTGGCAGGTCTTGGCATCATGGCCTTCGGTTTCAGCCAGGTGGGCAGCGGGCATGCGGTCGGGGTGAGCAACCTGTTCGAACATGGCGGCTTCATGCCCAACGGCGTCAGTGGCCTGATCGCCTCGTTCGCCGTGGTGATGTTCGCCTTCGGCGGCATCGAGATCATCGGCGTCACCGCAGGTGAAGCGAAAGACCCGCAACGTGTTATCCCCAAGGCGATCAACGCCGTGCCGCTGCGCATCCTGCTGTTCTACGTGCTGACCCTGTTCGTGCTGATGTGCCTGTACCCCTGGCCGCAGATCGGCAGCCAAGGCAGCCCGTTCGTGCAGATCTTCAGCAACCTGGGGATTGGCTCGGCGGCGGCGGTGCTTAACATCGTGGTGATTTCGGCAGCCATTTCCGCGATCAACAGCGACATCTTCGGCGCTGGCCGGATGATGTACGGCCTGTCCCAACACGGCCAGGCGCCGCGTGGCTTCGGCAAGCTGTCCAGGCACGGCGTGCCGTGGATGACCGTGGTGGTGATGGGCGCTGCGCTGCTTGTCGGCGTGTTGCTCAACTACCTGATCCCGGAGAACGTGTTCCTGCTGATCGCGTCGATCGCGACTTTCGCCACCGTGTGGGTGTGGCTGATGATCCTGGTCACCCAGGTAGCCATGCGTCGCAGCATGAGCCGCGAACAAGTCGCCCAGCTCAAGTTCCCTGTGCCGTTCTGGCCCTATGGCCCGGCCATGGCCATTGCTTTCATGTTGTTCATCTTCGGTGTGCTGGGTTACTTCCCGGATACCCAGGCGGCATTGATCGTCGGCGTTATCTGGGTCGTGTTCCTGGTCGCTTCCTACCTGCTGTGGTGCAAGCCGCGCGCAGGCGATGGCGAGCCGGTTCGCGAGCCTGCCGAGCTGCACCGCTGA
- a CDS encoding NEL-type E3 ubiquitin ligase domain-containing protein, whose protein sequence is MPPDSKPQTVPHYALIESKTPAWIKAASAPTADKLRAALNTALASLEPACLRHPEVARALAREHARYQAAIPAAKDLFSTLPDLETFATQQLTAAIKKEFQLDIDVTNTFLFDAVGYAHQRQLGAAEPRQFTRSLKQHALQNFESTSTIAGGMEVPMPRMRSVILDQRGYQNGPPFDNVVNIEPTAFAALCRKLDVGGQYQTLIDAIYYPCAQLPPGQSSTWETRLSAQAPVLDTLGQVELSAFRQSLHLAYLQAQVGKAAYEALLATPLDKLDSTAPASFSFLMLWQTELNGMLLIQFRSLACVMLYTPHVVESPLVEYPSLKALTEQLRDLAQKNLTALTRHIPDAAKARLGTKLQDLLTPQTFTLRNVYERVADPKAKLPLVPRTFSRPFQAEVLYQNFTTLRDNARFHAVPTLAMDIKSFHDRLAYFESIAANVLNIVGFVLPGIGLVVPGIAIAATAANDLLLGLTVLQMGHEVYEGIESWKQDDRQQAYAYLMDVVGNMVVMAMLKAGAGALKAEMSSGAEEPKPAPPPLSAPSFIEELVEVELPDGSIRLWNADLTPFEQNVPLQPGLQADDLGLYRQDDKLWLRLDGKTYALKWASETGTYHIEHPSKALSYEPLLRHNGEGTWLHELDRPKEWSAQRLLRRLGPEVAALSDEDATRLLAISGVDEAALRRCLVENQKPPALLQDTLTRFKLDQTLRSMQGTPGDMQRAFEKRYGQLNVEPDAEADPLRRRYPTLPAPVINELIRHADAQTLLALAEGKVRQPLAEEVRTYQQAVRLARAYEGLYLDTVRNWDADRLILHTLGQMPEWPADVAIELEQHTHLPADSMRIGAGLGDPHASILCTEHGYIVLGDSQAKASEQVHDTLFSALAAAIPASVRLTPGVAGVESAAALKQVLQARPLLPRAQLRQVLRMQPVRPGYRSPMRLADGRLGYPMGGGNPAGNYIRRPTLMRMINQLGLPQHLSQGAADILHTLERRGLNLRQINDDLLRLIRERNELTLHLDAWQNALPGSSGNVDAIRSLRDQLMQCWYDHAPPFESTELPTLRLEGVYLETFPANLPVFLGERITRLELIAHTYDNAMGVQRRARSLARLLEHFPLLRSLEISRPVDEGETGVRASHDVLRSIAASLHELESLNLSNQSLILTNQDFERLRGMPRLRRLTLDGNRISPFATEEFGRLALDYLSLEGMALDNWPRSLNQRALSQIAVVSLRRNQIRSLPDFLIGNEQSTLPHTVLSLEGNDLIDDQLLRILLSHESNPERIRFDRSAALNEQMRHYTDQREQLHEATYGWANASSSTAPLSPAARAMRNRVGMTLNTYWRGVERGARSPLRLDNIALEHFPPRLPTFFYAQVRALSMERTSATAAQLEAFLQRFSAVEVLSLGHHAQPSPTLASSLLNLPRLSYLSLHEMGLEIDTSLLATLGQLGNLRTLELAGNRLGEITQVPQAMCNLNRLDLSNMSISQWPTWVDTLLPLELLNLSDNQLTVLPEYILSNPDTNAQVTSVALFDNPLTPETVDRARRSSATQRRFTFAFSPSADAPNSRHLHAPQPINSEDTPDLARWLLGTPDQNDALRDAWQQLKQAGDARNLLTFVGRLQQSAPFRNGGTRAAFAERVRMVLIRAVVNQEDRILFDHIAQEGLVQPDTGDQTCHDGVLLVFQNLEFLIAGRCMTIETADTEQNLYQELRRLYRMNRLDEIARVNAGERDEAEVRLAYRRGSNDSLKLGIPNDDMLFEAIAEVSRNELTRAIEQVLQDQQGEDFLEYAMNNQEWGRYMRTFHAEQFDRVEQAYQANVIDLPNHYPEEVAIEDLSCEYEALLRAKTAQERLLIRELTLLANPDRI, encoded by the coding sequence ATGCCACCGGATTCGAAGCCCCAGACCGTTCCTCATTACGCACTGATCGAAAGCAAGACGCCAGCATGGATCAAGGCTGCGTCAGCGCCGACAGCCGACAAGTTGCGCGCGGCACTCAACACAGCCCTCGCCTCGCTCGAGCCGGCGTGCCTGCGACATCCTGAAGTCGCCAGGGCGCTGGCTCGCGAACATGCGCGCTACCAGGCAGCGATCCCGGCGGCAAAAGATCTGTTCAGCACCTTGCCCGACCTGGAAACATTCGCCACACAGCAGCTCACAGCGGCCATAAAGAAAGAGTTCCAGCTTGATATCGACGTGACGAACACGTTCCTGTTCGATGCGGTGGGCTATGCCCACCAACGCCAACTAGGCGCGGCCGAGCCTCGACAGTTCACCCGTTCCCTGAAGCAGCACGCGCTACAGAACTTCGAAAGCACCTCGACCATAGCTGGCGGCATGGAGGTGCCGATGCCACGGATGCGCTCGGTCATTCTCGACCAGCGTGGTTATCAAAACGGTCCGCCGTTCGACAACGTCGTGAACATCGAGCCCACGGCCTTCGCCGCGTTGTGTCGAAAGCTCGATGTTGGCGGCCAGTATCAGACCCTGATCGATGCCATCTACTACCCCTGCGCGCAATTGCCACCGGGCCAGTCGAGCACATGGGAAACGCGCCTGAGCGCCCAGGCGCCAGTGCTCGATACACTGGGCCAGGTCGAGCTTTCGGCGTTCAGGCAAAGCCTGCACCTTGCCTACCTGCAAGCCCAGGTCGGCAAAGCTGCCTATGAAGCCCTGCTGGCCACCCCGCTGGACAAGCTCGACTCGACCGCACCGGCCAGCTTCAGCTTCTTGATGCTGTGGCAGACCGAGCTGAACGGCATGCTGCTGATCCAGTTCAGGTCGCTGGCCTGTGTGATGCTCTATACCCCCCATGTGGTCGAATCGCCGCTGGTGGAGTATCCGTCCCTCAAGGCGCTGACCGAGCAGCTGCGGGACTTGGCCCAGAAGAACCTGACGGCGCTCACGCGCCACATTCCGGATGCCGCGAAGGCACGGTTAGGCACCAAGCTGCAGGATCTCCTCACACCACAGACCTTCACATTGAGGAATGTCTACGAGCGGGTCGCCGACCCAAAGGCAAAACTGCCCTTGGTGCCACGCACGTTCAGCCGCCCGTTCCAGGCCGAGGTGCTCTACCAGAATTTCACCACGTTACGCGACAACGCCAGGTTCCACGCGGTGCCGACCCTGGCCATGGACATCAAATCCTTCCACGATCGCCTGGCCTATTTCGAGTCGATCGCTGCGAACGTGCTGAACATCGTGGGCTTCGTGTTACCGGGAATAGGCCTCGTGGTGCCCGGCATCGCTATCGCGGCAACCGCCGCCAACGACCTGTTGCTTGGCTTGACAGTCCTGCAAATGGGCCATGAAGTGTATGAAGGTATCGAGAGCTGGAAGCAGGACGACCGCCAGCAAGCCTATGCCTACCTGATGGATGTCGTGGGGAACATGGTCGTCATGGCCATGCTCAAGGCGGGTGCGGGGGCGCTGAAGGCAGAGATGTCCAGTGGTGCCGAGGAACCGAAACCCGCCCCTCCCCCCCTCAGCGCGCCATCGTTCATCGAGGAGTTGGTGGAAGTAGAGCTGCCAGATGGCAGCATACGCCTGTGGAACGCCGACCTGACCCCCTTCGAGCAGAACGTGCCGCTCCAGCCGGGGCTGCAGGCCGACGACCTGGGGTTGTACCGGCAGGATGACAAGCTGTGGCTGCGTCTCGATGGCAAAACCTACGCGCTGAAATGGGCATCCGAAACCGGCACCTACCATATCGAGCATCCCAGCAAGGCCCTCAGTTACGAACCTTTGCTGCGCCACAACGGCGAAGGGACGTGGCTGCACGAGCTTGATCGCCCGAAGGAATGGTCGGCCCAGCGCTTGCTGAGGCGGCTGGGACCAGAGGTTGCGGCGCTCAGCGATGAGGATGCCACGCGCCTGCTGGCGATCAGCGGTGTCGACGAAGCCGCGCTACGGCGCTGCCTGGTCGAAAACCAGAAACCGCCGGCACTGCTGCAAGACACCCTGACACGTTTCAAGCTGGATCAGACGCTGCGCTCAATGCAAGGTACGCCAGGTGATATGCAGCGGGCGTTCGAAAAGCGCTATGGGCAGTTGAACGTCGAGCCCGACGCCGAGGCTGACCCGCTCCGTCGACGCTATCCAACCCTTCCGGCACCGGTCATAAACGAATTGATACGGCACGCCGATGCGCAAACGCTGCTTGCCCTTGCCGAGGGCAAGGTTCGGCAACCACTGGCCGAAGAGGTTCGCACCTACCAGCAAGCGGTACGCCTGGCACGCGCCTATGAAGGGCTGTACCTGGATACAGTGCGCAACTGGGATGCCGACCGGTTGATCCTGCATACGCTCGGGCAAATGCCGGAATGGCCCGCGGACGTCGCCATCGAACTGGAGCAACACACCCACCTGCCCGCAGACAGCATGCGCATAGGCGCAGGTCTCGGCGACCCTCACGCCAGCATCCTCTGCACGGAGCACGGCTACATCGTGTTGGGCGACAGCCAGGCAAAAGCCTCGGAGCAGGTTCATGACACACTGTTCAGCGCCCTCGCAGCAGCCATACCTGCCTCTGTACGCCTGACTCCAGGCGTTGCTGGCGTGGAAAGCGCTGCGGCTCTCAAGCAGGTGTTGCAGGCCAGGCCATTGCTACCGCGCGCACAGCTGAGGCAGGTATTGCGCATGCAGCCTGTGCGTCCGGGCTACCGTTCGCCGATGCGCTTGGCCGACGGCCGCCTGGGCTACCCGATGGGCGGTGGCAACCCCGCCGGAAACTACATCAGGAGGCCCACGCTGATGCGCATGATCAACCAGCTCGGTCTGCCTCAGCATCTGTCCCAAGGCGCCGCGGACATACTCCACACCCTGGAGAGAAGAGGGTTGAACTTACGCCAGATAAACGATGATCTGCTGCGCCTGATCCGCGAGCGCAATGAGCTGACCCTGCATCTGGACGCATGGCAAAACGCCCTACCCGGCTCAAGTGGCAATGTTGACGCGATCCGTTCGTTGCGCGATCAGCTCATGCAATGCTGGTATGACCATGCGCCGCCGTTCGAAAGCACCGAACTACCGACCTTGCGCCTGGAAGGTGTCTATCTGGAAACATTCCCCGCCAATCTACCCGTGTTCCTCGGCGAACGGATCACCCGCCTGGAGCTCATCGCCCACACCTACGATAACGCGATGGGCGTACAGCGACGCGCGCGCAGTCTCGCCCGCTTGCTGGAGCATTTCCCTCTCTTGCGTTCGCTGGAGATCTCCCGCCCTGTTGACGAGGGTGAGACAGGCGTCAGGGCAAGCCACGATGTTCTGCGCTCGATCGCCGCGAGCCTCCATGAGCTGGAATCGCTCAACCTGAGCAATCAGAGCCTGATTCTGACAAACCAAGATTTCGAGCGGTTGAGGGGAATGCCACGGTTGCGCCGGCTCACCCTCGATGGCAACCGGATTTCCCCGTTCGCCACCGAGGAATTCGGAAGACTTGCGCTCGACTATCTCAGCCTTGAGGGCATGGCGCTGGACAACTGGCCTCGAAGCCTGAACCAGCGGGCGTTGAGCCAGATCGCAGTAGTTTCACTGCGCCGCAACCAAATTCGCTCACTGCCGGACTTTCTGATTGGCAATGAGCAATCGACCCTGCCGCACACTGTCTTGTCGCTGGAGGGCAACGACCTCATCGACGATCAGTTGCTGCGCATCCTGCTTAGCCACGAGAGCAACCCCGAACGCATCCGCTTCGATCGTTCGGCTGCCTTGAACGAGCAAATGCGCCACTACACCGACCAGCGCGAGCAGTTGCACGAGGCCACTTACGGCTGGGCCAATGCGTCCAGTTCCACGGCACCGCTGAGCCCTGCGGCCAGGGCAATGCGTAATCGCGTCGGCATGACCCTCAATACTTACTGGCGCGGTGTGGAACGCGGCGCGCGAAGCCCCCTACGCCTGGACAACATCGCTCTGGAGCACTTCCCGCCGCGGCTTCCGACGTTCTTCTACGCGCAGGTCCGTGCCTTGTCGATGGAGCGGACCAGCGCCACGGCCGCGCAGCTGGAAGCATTCTTGCAGCGCTTCAGTGCCGTGGAAGTCCTCAGTCTCGGTCATCATGCCCAACCGAGTCCGACACTGGCATCATCGCTACTGAACCTGCCGCGGCTCAGTTACCTCTCTTTGCATGAAATGGGCCTGGAGATCGATACCAGCCTGCTGGCCACCCTCGGCCAGCTGGGCAACCTGCGCACACTGGAACTGGCCGGCAATCGCCTGGGCGAGATCACCCAAGTACCCCAGGCAATGTGCAACCTCAATCGTCTGGACCTGAGCAACATGTCCATCAGCCAGTGGCCCACCTGGGTCGACACCCTGTTACCTCTGGAATTGCTCAACCTCAGTGACAATCAGCTGACCGTGCTACCCGAATACATCCTCAGCAATCCCGACACCAACGCTCAGGTAACGTCGGTTGCGCTGTTCGACAACCCGCTCACCCCAGAGACCGTGGACCGTGCAAGGAGATCCTCCGCGACCCAGCGGCGCTTTACCTTCGCCTTCAGCCCATCGGCCGATGCACCCAATAGCAGGCACCTGCATGCCCCCCAACCCATCAACAGTGAAGACACACCGGACCTGGCACGCTGGCTCCTGGGCACGCCGGATCAGAATGACGCGCTGCGCGATGCCTGGCAGCAACTCAAGCAGGCGGGAGATGCACGTAACCTGCTGACATTCGTGGGACGTTTGCAGCAATCGGCGCCATTTCGCAATGGCGGTACACGCGCAGCGTTCGCCGAACGGGTGCGGATGGTGCTGATAAGGGCGGTCGTCAACCAGGAAGATCGCATCTTGTTCGATCACATTGCGCAAGAGGGGCTGGTGCAGCCGGACACAGGTGACCAGACCTGCCACGACGGCGTTTTGCTGGTTTTCCAGAACCTGGAGTTTCTCATCGCGGGTCGATGTATGACGATCGAGACAGCCGACACCGAGCAGAACCTGTATCAGGAACTCAGGCGACTCTACCGCATGAACCGACTCGATGAGATCGCCCGTGTAAACGCCGGTGAGCGCGACGAGGCGGAGGTGCGCCTGGCTTATCGCCGGGGTTCGAACGACTCATTGAAACTCGGCATACCTAACGACGACATGCTTTTCGAGGCGATCGCCGAAGTCAGCCGCAATGAGCTGACCCGTGCGATAGAGCAAGTGCTGCAGGACCAGCAGGGCGAGGACTTTCTGGAGTACGCAATGAACAATCAGGAGTGGGGCCGTTACATGCGTACATTCCACGCGGAGCAATTCGACCGTGTCGAGCAGGCGTACCAGGCCAACGTGATAGACCTGCCCAACCACTACCCGGAAGAAGTCGCCATTGAAGACCTGTCCTGCGAGTACGAGGCACTGCTACGCGCCAAGACAGCGCAGGAACGGCTACTGATTCGCGAGCTCACACTGCTTGCCAACCCAGACCGTATCTGA